The Couchioplanes caeruleus sequence TCCACGGCGACCTCACGCTGCAGTTTGCGCCAGCTTTCCAGCCGTCGCGGCACCAGCGTGCCGTCGGCCAGGGCGGACTCCACCGCGCAGCCGGGCTCGCCGTCGTGACGACAATCACCGAAGCGACAGTGCCCGGCCAGCTCCGCGACGTCCGCGAACGCCCGGTCCAGGCCCGCGGCCGTCTCCAGCAGGCCCACTCCGCGGATGCCGGGCGTGTCGATCACGGCACCGCCACCGGGAATCAAGACCATGTTCCGGTACGCGGTCGTGTGCCGTCCCTTGCCGTCCGCCCGCCGGATCTCCTGTACGCCCATCACTTCCGTGCCCGCCAGCGCATTGACGAGCGTGGACTTGCCCGCCCCGGAGCGGCCGAGCAGGGCCAGGGTGCGTCCGGGCGCCACGAGCTCGCGCAGCTCGGGCAGGCCCGCGCCGGTGCGGACGCTGGCCGGCAGCACCCGTACCCCCGGCGCCAGCTCGCCGAGCTGGCGCGCGATCGCCTGCGGATGACGCGCGGTGTCGCTCTTGGAGAGCACGATCACCGGCTGTGCGCCGGACTCCCAGGCCAGGGCCAGCAGCCGCTCGACGCGGGCGTCGTCGGGCGTCGGGTGCATCGGCTCGACCACCGCGACGGTGTCCATGTTGGCGGCCAGCACCTGGCCGGTGGAGTCCTTGTCCGCGGTACGCCGGATCAGCGCTGTGCGCCGCGGCAGCACGATCTCGATCGTCAGCCGGCGGTCCGGCCAGCGCCGCAGCACCACCCAGTCACCGGAACAGGGCAGGCCGGCGGGGTCTGCGGCGGCGCCGATCAGCAGGCTGCCGGCGAGACTCGCGCGGTGCACGCCGTCGGCGGCGAGCACGGTGCAGACGCCGCGGTCGGCGCGCAGCACCCGGGCGGGGACGGCGTCGGCGCGGTCGAAAGGACGGTAGGCGGACGCGAGCGTCGCGTCCCAGCCCAGGGCGGGCAGGTCAGACATGGGAAACCCTCTGTGGTGTGGGGAGCGGCGCCGACGGATGTCAGGCGCGGGCTCCCGGGCGAAGTCGGGACGCACGAACGGAAAGCACGGTTCCCACCTCCTCCGCGGGTCTGCGACGCGTCTGCCCCGAACGGTACGGTCGCCGGCGACCGCGCCGAAAGCGAGTTTCTTCGTCGCTGTCCGCGCGGGCCACCCACTAGGTTGAGGGGGTGACCATCGATCCACTTGTGCTGATGACCGATGTCGACCAGGCGACCGCCCGCCTGATCCGGACGGCCGAGGGGCTGGAGCCCGGCGCGGAGGCCGCGCCGTCGCCGCTGCCGGGTTGGACGATCGGGCACGTGCTGACCCACGTCGCCCGCAACGCCGACTCCCTGACCAACCTGTTGACCTGGGCGCGCACCGGCGTGGAGACGCCGCAGTACGCGACGCCGACGGCGCGGGACGAGGGCATCGAGGCCGGCCGGAGCCGCCCCCTCCCGGAACAGATCGCCGACCTGCGCGAGTCCCACGAGCGGTTCGCGGACGCCGCGGCGGCCATGCCGGCGCAGGCGTGGGCGTTCCACCTGCCGTCGTGGGACCGGTCCGCGGCGTACGTGCCATGGGCCCGGCTGCGCGAGGTGGAGGTGCACCACGTCGACGTCGGCCGCGGTTACACCCCCGAGGACTGGTCGGACGCGTTCGCGCTGCGGCTGCTGCGCGAGATCGTCGGCGGAGTCACGAGCGACTCGCCGGCGCTGGTGCTGCGCCCGCACGGCCTGGAGCACCCGCTGACCATCGGCGAGGCCACCGAAACCTCCCCGGCGGTCATCGGCCCCACCCGGTCCATCGCCGCCTGGCTCGCCGGCCGCGCCGACGGCGCCGACCTGACCGTGTCCCCGGACGGCGAACTGCCGGCCGTACCGAAGTGGAAGTGATCATGGGATACACCGGAGACGTGAGCCGGGGTTCGGTCCCGGCGGTCCGCGAGCTGCACGGCCTGACCGTGACCAAGGTGTCGGTCGGTCCGATGGACAACA is a genomic window containing:
- a CDS encoding maleylpyruvate isomerase family mycothiol-dependent enzyme; translated protein: MTIDPLVLMTDVDQATARLIRTAEGLEPGAEAAPSPLPGWTIGHVLTHVARNADSLTNLLTWARTGVETPQYATPTARDEGIEAGRSRPLPEQIADLRESHERFADAAAAMPAQAWAFHLPSWDRSAAYVPWARLREVEVHHVDVGRGYTPEDWSDAFALRLLREIVGGVTSDSPALVLRPHGLEHPLTIGEATETSPAVIGPTRSIAAWLAGRADGADLTVSPDGELPAVPKWK
- the rsgA gene encoding ribosome small subunit-dependent GTPase A gives rise to the protein MSDLPALGWDATLASAYRPFDRADAVPARVLRADRGVCTVLAADGVHRASLAGSLLIGAAADPAGLPCSGDWVVLRRWPDRRLTIEIVLPRRTALIRRTADKDSTGQVLAANMDTVAVVEPMHPTPDDARVERLLALAWESGAQPVIVLSKSDTARHPQAIARQLGELAPGVRVLPASVRTGAGLPELRELVAPGRTLALLGRSGAGKSTLVNALAGTEVMGVQEIRRADGKGRHTTAYRNMVLIPGGGAVIDTPGIRGVGLLETAAGLDRAFADVAELAGHCRFGDCRHDGEPGCAVESALADGTLVPRRLESWRKLQREVAVESGRRAERLAGAAGPDRRRPRR